From a region of the Mercurialis annua linkage group LG1-X, ddMerAnnu1.2, whole genome shotgun sequence genome:
- the LOC126664249 gene encoding uncharacterized protein LOC126664249 isoform X2, whose amino-acid sequence MVDEPPVSKDNNSPTKQKENENNKKKKKKKKRGGTKKKMTAEQILALKAVTEWVYLEHSSSCVVDDFGVQKSLGRGADKIVFDLHSHSKCSDGFLSPSKLVERAHVNGVKVLSLTDHDTMAGVPEAIEAARRFGIKIIPGVEISTIYSSSNPEADEPVHILAYYSSCGPKNSDELEKFLANIRDGRFLRAKNMILKLNKLKLPLKWEHVARIAGKGVAPGRLHVARAMVEAGHVENLKQAFSKYLYDGGPAYSTGSEPLAEDAIQLICETGGLAVLAHPWALKNPVAVIRRLKDAGLHGLEVYRSDGKLAVYSDLADLNGLLKVGGSDYHGRGGKSESEVGSVNLPTLALHDFLKLARPIWCDAIRDILDKYVKEPTDTNLATIARFGRARILEGNNPSSLGTDLIERCLSLWLTNEERQNAELDAIKLKFSHISVDEATTQD is encoded by the exons ATGGTTGACGAGCCTCCGGTAAGCAAAGACAATAATAGCCCaactaaacaaaaagaaaatgagaataacaaaaagaaaaagaagaagaaaaagcgCGGAGGTACGAAGAAGAAGATGACAGCTGAGCAGATTTTAGCTTTAAAAGCTGTTACTGAATGGGTTTATTTAGAACATTCTTCTTCGTGTGTGGTTGATGATTTTGGTGTGCAAAAGAGTTTGGGAAGAGGTGCGGACAAAATTGTGTTTGATTTGCATTCTCATTCTAAATGCAGTGATGGCTTTTTGTCTCCTTCTAAGCTTGTTGAAAGAGCTCATGTAAATggg GTGAAAGTTCTTTCTTTGACAGATCATGACACTATGGCTGGTGTACCTGAGGCTATAGAAGCAGCTCGAAGATTCGGCATCAAGATAATTCCAGGTGTTGAGATCAGCACAATTTATTCTTCAAg CAATCCTGAAGCAGATGAGCCAGTCCATATTCTTGCATATTACAGCAGTTGTGGACCAAAAAACTCTGATGAACTAGAAAAGTTTTTAGCTAATATAAGAGATGGCCGCTTTCTTCGTGCAAAAAATATGATCTTGAAGCTCAACAAACTCAAGTTACCTCTTAAGTGGGAGCATGTTGCCAGGATTGCTGGCAAAGGAGTTGCTCCTGGGAGGCTTCATGTGGCTAGGGCTATGGTTGAAGCAGGCCATGTTGAAAATCTGAAACAAGCTTTTTCCAAATATCTATATGATGGTGGACCTGCTTATTCTAC GGGAAGCGAGCCTCTTGCCGAGGATGCAATACAGCTGATATGTGAAACAGGGGGTCTTGCAGTGCTGGCTCATCCATGGGCATTGAAGAATCCCGTTGCCGTCATCAGAAGGTTGAAAGATGCTGGCCTTCATGGGCTGGAAGTCTATAGAAGTGATGGAAAACTTGCAG TATATAGCGATCTAGCAGATCTTAATGGTCTTTTGAAGGTCGGAGGATCGGATTATCATGGAAGGGGAGGAAAGAGCGAGTCTGAAGTGGGAAGTGTGAATCTCCCAACCTTGGCTTTGCACGACTTCCTCAAGTTAGCTCGACCAATCTGGTGTGATGCTATAAGAGACATACTTGATAAGTATGTGAAGGAGCCCACTGATACTAATCTCGCTACTATAGCAAGGTTCGGAAGAGCACGGATTTTGGAGGGAAATAACCCCTCGAGTTTGGGAACCGACTTGATTGAGCGTTGCTTATCGCTGTGGCTAACGAATGAAGAGAGACAGAATGCTGAGTTGGATGCAATTAAGCTCAAGTTTTCTCATATTTCAGTTGACGAGGCTACAACTCAGGACTGA
- the LOC126664249 gene encoding uncharacterized protein LOC126664249 isoform X1 — MVDEPPVSKDNNSPTKQKENENNKKKKKKKKRGGTKKKMTAEQILALKAVTEWVYLEHSSSCVVDDFGVQKSLGRGADKIVFDLHSHSKCSDGFLSPSKLVERAHVNGVKVLSLTDHDTMAGVPEAIEAARRFGIKIIPGVEISTIYSSSSNPEADEPVHILAYYSSCGPKNSDELEKFLANIRDGRFLRAKNMILKLNKLKLPLKWEHVARIAGKGVAPGRLHVARAMVEAGHVENLKQAFSKYLYDGGPAYSTGSEPLAEDAIQLICETGGLAVLAHPWALKNPVAVIRRLKDAGLHGLEVYRSDGKLAVYSDLADLNGLLKVGGSDYHGRGGKSESEVGSVNLPTLALHDFLKLARPIWCDAIRDILDKYVKEPTDTNLATIARFGRARILEGNNPSSLGTDLIERCLSLWLTNEERQNAELDAIKLKFSHISVDEATTQD; from the exons ATGGTTGACGAGCCTCCGGTAAGCAAAGACAATAATAGCCCaactaaacaaaaagaaaatgagaataacaaaaagaaaaagaagaagaaaaagcgCGGAGGTACGAAGAAGAAGATGACAGCTGAGCAGATTTTAGCTTTAAAAGCTGTTACTGAATGGGTTTATTTAGAACATTCTTCTTCGTGTGTGGTTGATGATTTTGGTGTGCAAAAGAGTTTGGGAAGAGGTGCGGACAAAATTGTGTTTGATTTGCATTCTCATTCTAAATGCAGTGATGGCTTTTTGTCTCCTTCTAAGCTTGTTGAAAGAGCTCATGTAAATggg GTGAAAGTTCTTTCTTTGACAGATCATGACACTATGGCTGGTGTACCTGAGGCTATAGAAGCAGCTCGAAGATTCGGCATCAAGATAATTCCAGGTGTTGAGATCAGCACAATTTATTCTTCAAg CAGCAATCCTGAAGCAGATGAGCCAGTCCATATTCTTGCATATTACAGCAGTTGTGGACCAAAAAACTCTGATGAACTAGAAAAGTTTTTAGCTAATATAAGAGATGGCCGCTTTCTTCGTGCAAAAAATATGATCTTGAAGCTCAACAAACTCAAGTTACCTCTTAAGTGGGAGCATGTTGCCAGGATTGCTGGCAAAGGAGTTGCTCCTGGGAGGCTTCATGTGGCTAGGGCTATGGTTGAAGCAGGCCATGTTGAAAATCTGAAACAAGCTTTTTCCAAATATCTATATGATGGTGGACCTGCTTATTCTAC GGGAAGCGAGCCTCTTGCCGAGGATGCAATACAGCTGATATGTGAAACAGGGGGTCTTGCAGTGCTGGCTCATCCATGGGCATTGAAGAATCCCGTTGCCGTCATCAGAAGGTTGAAAGATGCTGGCCTTCATGGGCTGGAAGTCTATAGAAGTGATGGAAAACTTGCAG TATATAGCGATCTAGCAGATCTTAATGGTCTTTTGAAGGTCGGAGGATCGGATTATCATGGAAGGGGAGGAAAGAGCGAGTCTGAAGTGGGAAGTGTGAATCTCCCAACCTTGGCTTTGCACGACTTCCTCAAGTTAGCTCGACCAATCTGGTGTGATGCTATAAGAGACATACTTGATAAGTATGTGAAGGAGCCCACTGATACTAATCTCGCTACTATAGCAAGGTTCGGAAGAGCACGGATTTTGGAGGGAAATAACCCCTCGAGTTTGGGAACCGACTTGATTGAGCGTTGCTTATCGCTGTGGCTAACGAATGAAGAGAGACAGAATGCTGAGTTGGATGCAATTAAGCTCAAGTTTTCTCATATTTCAGTTGACGAGGCTACAACTCAGGACTGA
- the LOC126662119 gene encoding uncharacterized protein LOC126662119: MESVIQRLRKLDAYPKINEDFYSRTFSGGLITLVSSLVMLFLFFSEFRLYLHTVTETKLMVDTVRGETLRINFDLTFPAVPCSLLSLDAMDIMGEQHFDIKHNISKKRINVHGDVIEVRKDGIGAPKIEKPLQRHGGRLGHNETYCGSCFGAETSDDDCCNSCDEVREAYRKKGWALTNMDMIDQCKREGFIQKVKDEEGEGCNMYGSLEVNKVAGNFHFSPGKGLYQSSFFLQDLFVSQQENHNISHRINRLAFGEYFPGVVNPLDGVSCVHEIPNGMHQYFLKVVPTIYTHIRGHTVRSNQYSVTEHYKKSEFVRADTPPGVFFFYDFSPIKVIFKEEHISFLHFMTNICAIIGGIFTIAGIVDSFVYHGQRAIKKKVEVGKYR; this comes from the exons ATGGAGAGTGTGATTCAGAGGTTAAGAAAGTTAGATGCCTACCCTAAAATAAATGAAGATTTCTATAGCCGGACCTTCTCCGGTGGCTTGATTACTCTTGTTTCTTCTCTTGTTAtgctttttctcttcttctctgAATTCA gATTATACCTGCATACTGTTACTGAGACAAAGCTTATGGTGGATACTGTTAGGGGGGAAACACTACGGATTAAT TTTGATCTTACATTCCCTGCCGTTCCTTGTTCATTGCTCAGTCTTGATGCCATGGATATCATGGGGGAGCAGCATTTTGATATA AAACATAATATAAGTAAGAAGAGAATCAATGTTCATGGTGATGTAATCGAAGTCAGGAAGGATGGGATTGGTGCACCAAAA ATTGAGAAACCTTTACAGAGGCATGGTGGCAGACTTGGGCATAATGAAACTTATTGCGGTTCGTGTTTTGGCGCAGAAACG TCAGATGATGATTGTTGTAACTCGTGTGATGAAGTTCGTGAAGCATACAGGAAAAAGGGGTGGGCATTGACAAATATGGATATGATTGACCAG TGCAAACGAGAGGGCTTTATTCAGAAGGTCAAAGATGAAGAAGGTGAAGGTTGTAACATGTATGGATCTCTAGAAGTAAATAAGGTGGCCggaaattttcatttttcacctGGGAAAGGCCTTTATCAGTCGAGCTTTTTTCTGCAGGACTTGTTTGTTTCTCAACAGGAGAATCATAAT ATAAGTCACAGGATTAATAGGCTAGCTTTTGGCGAGTACTTTCCTGGTGTGGTAAATCCTCTCGATGG GGTGTCGTGTGTGCATGAAATACCCAATGGTATGCATCAGTATTTCCTCAAG GTGGTCCCTACAATATACACTCATATAAGAGGCCACACAGTCCGCTCTAACCAG TACTCTGTTACAGAGCATTACAAAAAATCAGAATTTGTTCGAGCTGACACTCCCCCTGGagtctttttcttttatgaCTTTTCTCCAATCAAG GTGATTTTCAAGGAGGAGCACATTTCTTTTTTGCACTTCATGACAAATATTTGTGCAATAATTGGAG GTATTTTCACAATTGCTGGAATAGTAGATTCTTTTGTGTATCATGGTCAAAGAGCAATCAAGAAAAAAGTGGAAGTTGGCAAGTACAGATGA